Below is a genomic region from Castanea sativa cultivar Marrone di Chiusa Pesio chromosome 2, ASM4071231v1.
ACGCTCCATACAGATAGCCTTCCACTGCACCTACCGCTAAGGCGCTAAGTAATCCCCCAATTGCCTCAATAGTAAAACCAGGAAAAAGCTCAAATTCCAGAAATTCCTAGAGAGGATACGAGCTTAAGATAGGGTAACAGAACAAAAAAACAGAAACCCTAATAGAAAAGCCTCATGTATAGTTTGGGACCCATGTAAGTAAGGGAGTTCATCATCAAGGTCATTTACAGTTCTGCCCATAGGTAAGTACAAGGATAattcagaaagaaaaaaaattaagtacaaGAATATGGCTTTTGGGTCTGGCAAAACACAGGTCATATTTCAAAGAATAATGCTACATATATAAACtaatttacaatatttatacaaactgttgatatgaatttagtaattttcaaataattattggtAATATAAATATGATATTAGTAGTGGATTCATATTAGAATTAATAAGaatatgccacatcaacaatttataaaaatattataaaaaaatttataactataAAAGAACCCCTCATAAATCACAATCACATACATTAATTGCTAATTGCTAATgtcattcattcattcaaaagactgtattttctttctttctttccatccAATAtatcatttcattccatttcaGTTCTTTCTATCTATCTCTCTcgttcacacacacacatcatcAACAAACggcataatataattaattttcataCCTTGACATACCTTTTCATCCAAGTAATCCACTGATACCCTCCCTTTCTAAGCTCTCTTTTGTCCCTAACCCATGTCTGTCAACTTCAGTCCTTCTCCCCCAGATATTACTCTGATAGTCTGATTTCCTCTCCATGTGCCCACCTTTGCTTTCTTCACTATTAAAACCCCATCACCCCATCTCACCATTTCAtgcactctcactctcactctcaccaacccctctctctctctctctctctctctctctcttttgtttgcttctccttgttttgttctttgtttgAAATCTAATGGAACCtcaaaaccaacaacaacaagcaCTAAACGAGGATGGTGGCAGTGGAAAAGGGGGATATCTATGCAGGCCAAGCATTACACGCTGGACTCCCACAACTGACCAGATAAGAATTCTAAAGGACCTTTACTACAACAATGGAGTTAGGTCCCCAAGTGCTGAGCAGATTCAGAGGATCTCAGCTAGACTCAGAAAGTACGGCAAGATTGAAGGCAAGAATGTCTTTTATTGGTTTCAGAACCACAAAGCTCGTGAAAGGCAGAAGAAAAGGTTAAATTCTGATGTGCCCATGCAAAGAGGGGTTGGGGTTGGTAACACTAATTGGAATAGTACACCTGAAGAATCCATTCACACCAAGTACCCCTTGCCCAACATAACCTCTGGTGAACAAACTACTCCTTTATACATTattcttcatatttttatttttatttttcattctatAGTTTGAAAGGtctcttttttttgtgggtgTACCTTTCTGACTAGTcatttgtggttgattttttgtgatgtgGGTGTCTGTGGTTTGCAGGGATCTCTGCTTCATCTTTATCATCTGGGGTGATAGCTGTTGGGCATATGGGGAATTATGGATATGGATCGCTGACTATGGAGAAAAGTTTTAGGGTAAGCATCTATAGGTTTGGCACTTAGGCGCTCTAAAAGACTTATGGTGAGGTTGGTTTACTGAGTTATTAaggatttgtttgttttttcattttaaactcatatttttatattttaaacaaaattacataCTTTTccatcatattttaaaaaattataaaaatttcatctcaaactattttatcaaacatctcttaaaagtttttgtttttgttttttcaaaattatataagttGTTgtagttaaaagttaaaaccatctattttgcaagttgcaacatCTAGAAATAGCAAGAAACCGACATAAAACTTGAGACCATTTACGTGATCATATATAGTGCAAGCTTGATCTACTGCAATTACTATACAGAGACCGCATCTTTTGGTATCTGATTTCAATAAAGGGAGAGACAAGCTAGACAATCCTTATAAAATATCTATAAAAAGAAGTATATCCATTCGGTTTCCTTCTTATAAAACAGTCAATAATTAAAGCTTTCAAGAAGAGAAACCCATTTCATTTTGGGCGAAACTAATTAGACGAAAACACCATGCAGTGCACTAAGACTATAGTTAAAATGGTAAATATAATGTGCAAAAAGTagtaatttttctatttatttgaGTCCTTTATAATCTTATATCTTTCTTGCTAGCCTTTACTCTCTCTTCAATGCTTGTTTGTCTCAAACAGAACTGCTCAATATCAAATGGAGGCAACAATGGTGGAGTTGGTGGGTCCATTGGGCACAACTCTGGATGTGTAGGGGTTGATCCCTATTCTTCATCCTACAGTACGCTCTTTGATAAGAGAAGATTAATGGAAGAAAACTTAGGAGaacaagaagatgaagaagaagaagaagtggaaGCTGGTGAGAAAGAAACTCTCCCACTGTTCCCCATGCATGCTGAAGACATCAATGGCTTCTGCAACATGAACCCGTACACCACCAATGGGCACTACATGTACACCAGCTGTTATCGCTCTGCAGATGATGGAATCAATGGTTCTCGCACTTCCCTCGAGCTTAGCCTCAACTCCTACTGTCACAGATCTTCACCCTACCATTAGATTAGACCCACCATAGAAGTTaatgtttgttttcttaattAGCCACTATGTACGTACTTGGCCTTGCCTATGTCTATGCTAAATTGCTAATTAAGGGTAGTTTGCCAACTGGGCCTAATTTGACActactttttataaaaagttcAAAGTACTAGTTGTGAAGTTGACATGTGAAATGCAAAAGAAATTAACGGGTGATTATAATTTAGCTTTTCCTTCGTCTCTTTTGAATTAATATTCCATGATAATCTGCTAAAATGAATGGATTAAGAGCAGAAAGAATCATAGTAACGATTAGTATAttttcttacccaaaaaaagaaaaaaagattagtaTATTTATTATGACCTACTCTGTACCTTATACATATTGTGAGCTCCTAGAAGACCAcgtcttttgttaagttttagcTTGCACATTATCAGATATAGTGCAAGATTTGTGGaggttaaaactaaaaaatggcTTTCTGTCACCTTCACTGAATTGATTAATGCTTCAGTAGCTTTCACGCGCATGCACATTGCGTGGAAAAGTGAATCTATGGTGCTGTGCTGGTGCTGGTGCTCCTAATCTACAGTGCAAAGGTTTTCTGGGTATCATATGGTGCTGTGTACAGTGTGAAAAGATTTGCCAATGATATCCAATCCAATGGCATAAAGAAATACTCTATCTACTATGAGAACGGGAAGGGACTGTTAGAGGAAGTATGATGAaactaagggtccgtttagatagaacttattttgctgaaactgaaaattgaaaactgaaaatattgtagcaaaataatttttaaatgtataaatagtgctgtgagacccatttttaatgaaaaagttgttgtaaAATTTGTGGAACTCATAAACAGTgtatttgtgcactgttcattaCTGAAAAGTCAATACATGTagctgggtttaaaaaaaaaaaaaaaaagcaaaaacgaGTACGTGAACACACAAAcgcggatccaaacgccctctaagaGAATGTGAAAGCACATATGCGTCTACAAAGTGGTATatattttgaagtttgaacccaCTTCGTAGAAGCCGCAATGCCATTTCGTTTGTTTTCCTCTCAAAACTATCAAATGGGCTGTGGGTTTTATGGTGCCCAAGCCAATAAGTTGCACATTGGCACAACCCTTGTTTTATCTCACTAGTACGGTAGTACCACCACCAtctcaaagttataaatattaTACTCATTAGTttaatttggcacaaaattttttaatattggtTATTATCGATGTACTGTTTTGTAGTTACTAACATATGTGATATTAAGAATGTACAAAACTCTCAttattataacttataagtttATGATTTTATACTGGTCAAGATGGCAGGTTTGGTAGAAACTTAaacaatttgatatttaaatttatgtgtTTTCAAGGATTAAGTGTATACCGAACTGCTtactaatttaaatattttaacatttataattttgttgcCAATAACTCAATACACCCTTCCACTTACCCTTATATTTTATTAAGGTGAAGACTTTATATTTAAGATTGAACCTCCACTTGCCCTTATATTAAGATTGAACCTTAGAAATACACCATGCCACTGACCATGTATAATCTCCTCCAAAAACTATCCTAATTATTCACTTCTACCTATAGAATCACAAAATGAACCCTGCTCTATCTTCTAAGATGAGAATGATATTccttgaggggaaaaaaatgagaataataTTTGACTCTTTTcaagtattattttaataaccCTCGTCTTGAGGTCAGCTGACACTGCCAACTTTTGGAAAAGGATTTCATGTGGAATGAATGCAAGATTGAAACTTGTTTACCAAGAATAAATAGGTTAGGAAATTTGGGACTCTCAAGCCCATTTGGTTCACGTGGAATGAATGCAAGATTGAAACTTGTTTACCAAACAAGTTTCAATCTTGCATTCATTCCACGTGAACCAAATGGGCTTGAGAGTCCCAAATTTCCTAACCTATTTATTCTTTCAACAATgtacaccaattttttttttcttttttgtcaactaGAATGTTAATCTGACCACCAACTAGCATATTCTTACGGCCTATAAGCTATATGCAAAGTACAGATTCTAGACAGCTCTCTTAATTAATCGTAGGGCTTCCTTCGATCGAATCTTTGCTTAAAGGATGAACACAGGTACTACAAAAATGAATGTAACAACAAATCAAGAAGTCATTGATTATCTTTTTATATGAAGGTTCACAACACTTCGTTTgtccataataataataatcacacACACCTACCACATTCGGTAATGACTCACTTTACCCTCATACAGCCACTAACCAATGTAATGtattcttatatataaattatggataaaatttaaatatcatTCCTTAAATGAAATACATTAAGTTTTACTGTATTTTATTGGTTAAAAcaattatgtatttgaatttaattaaaaaacttaatgcACAACACCTAAAAGAATTGTGGGTaagttttactatttttatacATATCTATAAGCAAAACCTTGTGTCAAGTACTTTTGGGGTCACACTAAAGATATAAATGCATTTGGATGGTACAGACTACAGAGCAAGTGTTGTGATGACATGCATGCACATGGACATTCAaggaacaaaaataatttactttCTGTTCGTTCTCTCTACTCTGTTAGCGCCCAATGAACAGATTCGATATTGAAAAAGGTCCCCATCAACAAGATTTTGAATGGATGCATTCCATTAATTCGTTGACAAGTTTTTCATACTTTATGGCTGGAAATGGCCCTAATGTCTGTTTGGGAAATTTAGCCTTTTAATATAGAGGGGTAGACAAAGAGAGGGGACTTTTCGCTGTAGACAATGCTTCTATTCCTGGTTGAAGTATATTTTATGGAGATTTAGCTGTAGATCCAACAAGATCTTTGAAGCTTTTTGAAACTTCAAGTACGCAATGTCCTTTACCAGTAATATGAGGGATTGCATGCATCATGCTTTTTTGAACCCCTTTTATGTAGAGTGTTGTAAAGTCCcgtatctgatttttttttttttgctttccatTTTGATTAGGACTAGCTAAACTACATTTAAAAGTTTCCATGTGCATGCCATCTACGTAGTTATACAATTGTCTGGAGGCATATTCAACATTTTTCTACTGTCTATGCAAATCATTGATTTTTGGGTTCTCTTGGGTGGAGAAAACTTGAAAAGGTGGGGGGCTACCATTTGAGCTGTACGTATCTTTGTTTTGGTGGTGGGACTTGGGGAGTGAATCCCATTCTAATTTGTCATCCTCATTACAAGTAGGTCGGCAATAGAGTACAAAAATTGAGCAGATCTTTCTTTCAAACTGGACAAGGAGATATTTTGTTGTTGACTAGCACATGCATAAGAGTTCCAAGAGGTAGACTAGCCCTAAGAAAAAGACTATCACAGACTAAAAACTGGGCACAGCCTCTTTGGGAAGTTCTATATTGCAGAAAGCTTGATTTATTCACGGTATTTAGACCCACATTTGCCACCTTCTGTACTCTGTACCATGAACACCTTCTAACATTGGTCCAACAGACTGAGAAAGATTATGTCAAAATGTTTAAATACTACTATTCTACCTTCCATTTCTCATTTGAAGCCATTCACTTGGAGAAATATATTCTCTAAATAAGctatacaaaattacaaatcatTGTTTAATATCAAAGTGCCCCCTAATTGTGGTTACAAGATATATAATTTACTATATTAGAAGAGTGGTGTTTGTACACACGTCAATTAAAAATGTACACTTAAGTGCTCTTGATGGCTCCTCTAATTAGATTC
It encodes:
- the LOC142623442 gene encoding protein WUSCHEL; this translates as MEPQNQQQQALNEDGGSGKGGYLCRPSITRWTPTTDQIRILKDLYYNNGVRSPSAEQIQRISARLRKYGKIEGKNVFYWFQNHKARERQKKRLNSDVPMQRGVGVGNTNWNSTPEESIHTKYPLPNITSGISASSLSSGVIAVGHMGNYGYGSLTMEKSFRNCSISNGGNNGGVGGSIGHNSGCVGVDPYSSSYSTLFDKRRLMEENLGEQEDEEEEEVEAGEKETLPLFPMHAEDINGFCNMNPYTTNGHYMYTSCYRSADDGINGSRTSLELSLNSYCHRSSPYH